From one Marmota flaviventris isolate mMarFla1 chromosome 1, mMarFla1.hap1, whole genome shotgun sequence genomic stretch:
- the Psma2 gene encoding proteasome subunit alpha type-2: MRECSLVLRVKMAERGYSFSLTTFSPSGKLVQIEYALAAVAGGAPSVGIKAANGVVLATEKKQKSILYDERSVHKVEPITKHIGLVYSGMGPDYRVLVHRARKLAQQYYLVYQEPIPTAQLVQRVASVMQEYTQSGGVRPFGVSLLICGWNEGRPYLFQSDPSGAYFAWKATAMGKNYVNGKTFLEKRYNEDLELEDAIHTAILTLKESFEGQMTEDNIEVGICNEAGFRRLTPTEVKDYLAAIA, from the exons ATGCGCGAGTGTTCTTTGGTTCTCCGGGTAAAGATGGCGGAGCGCGGTTACAGCTTTTCGCTGACTACATTCAG CCCATCTGGTAAACTTGTCCAGATTGAATATGCTTTGGCTGCTGTAGCTGGAGGAGCCCCTTCAGTGGGAATTAAAG ctgcaAATGGTGTGGTATTAGCAactgagaagaaacagaaatccaTTCTGTATGATGAACGAAGTGTACACAAAGTGGAACCAATTACCAAACATATAGGTTTGGTCTATAGTGGAATGGGTCCAGATTACAG AGTGCTTGTGCATAGAGCTCGAAAACTTGCTCAGCAGTATTATCTTGTTTACCAAGAACCTATTCCCACAGCTCAGCTGGTACAGAGAGTAGCTTCTGTGATGCAAGAATACACCCAGTCAGG TGGTGTTCGTCCATTTGGAGtttctttacttatttgtggATGGAATGAGGGACGACCATATTTATTTCAGTCAGATCCATCA GGAGCTTACTTTGCCTGGAAGGCCACAGCCATGGGAAAGAACTATGTAAATGGGAAAACATTCCTTGAGAAAAG ataTAATGAAGATTTGGAACTGGAAGATGCCATTCATACAGCCATCTTAACCCTAAAG GAAAGTTTTGAAGGGCAAATGACAGAAGATAACATTGAAGTTGGAATCTGCAATGAAGCTGGATTTAGGCGGCTTACTCCAACTGAAGTTAAGGATTACTTGGCTGCCATAGCGTAA
- the C1H7orf25 gene encoding UPF0415 protein C7orf25 homolog — protein sequence MSAHSMLCERIAIAKELIKRAESLSRSRKGGIEGGAKLCSKLKAELKFLQKVEAGKVAIKESHLQSTNLTHLRAIVESAENLEEVVSVLHVFGYTDTLGEKQTLVVDVVANGGHTWVKAIGRKAEALHNIWLGRGQYGDKSIIEQAEDFLQASHQQPVQYSNPHIIFAFYNSVSSPMAEKLKEMGISVRGDIVAVNSLLDHPEELQLSESESDDEGPELLQVTRVDRENILASVAFPTEIKVDVCKRVNLDITTLITYVSALSYGGCRFIFKEKVLTEQAEQERKEQVLPQLEAFMKDKELFACESAVKDFQSILDTLGGPGERERATMLIKRINVVPDQPSERALRLVASSKINSRSLTIFGTGDTLKAITMTANSGFVRAANNQGVKFSVFIHQPRALTESKEALATPLPNNYTNVDSDQ from the coding sequence ATGTCTGCACACTCCATGCTCTGTGAACGAATCGCCATAGCCAAGGAACTGATTAAGAGAGCAGAATCACTTTCTAGATCAAGAAAAGGTGGTATAGAAGGTGGTGCAAAGCTATGCAGCAAATTGAAAGCAGAATTAAAATTCTTACAGAAAGTAGAAGCTGGGAAAGTAGCTATTAAAGAATCCCATTTGCAAAGCACAAATCTAACACATCTGAGAGCCATTGTGGAATCAGCAGAAAACCTGGAAGAAGTTGTTAGTGTTCTCCATGTCTTTGGTTACACAGATACCTTGGGAGAAAAGCAGACCCTTGTAGTGGATGTAGTTGCAAATGGTGGTCATACTTGGGTGAAAGCCATTGGCCGAAAGGCTGAAGCACTGCACAATATCTGGCTGGGCAGGGGCCAGTATGGGGACAAAAGCATCATTGAACAGGCCGAAGACTTCCTCCAGGCCAGTCATCAACAGCCAGTGCAGTATAGCAACCCTCACATCATCTTTGCATTTTACAACAGTGTCTCCAGCCCCATGGCAGAGAAGCTGAAAGAAATGGGCATATCTGTGAGAGGAGACATAGTAGCAGTCAACTCTCTGTTAGATCACCCTGAGGAGCTCCAGCTAAGTGAGAGTGAATCGGATGACGAGGGCCCAGAACTTTTGCAGGTGACCAGAGTAGACCGGGAAAATATACTAGCAAGTGTTGCATTTCCAACAGAGATTAAGGTCGATGTGTGTAAAAGAGTAAATCTGGACATTACTACTTTAATCACGTATGTATCTGCCCTCAGCTATGGAGGCTGCCGCtttatcttcaaagaaaaagTGCTCACAGAACAAGCAGAGCAAGAGAGGAAAGAGCAGGTTCTACCTCAGCTGGAGGCGTTTATGAAGGACAAGGAATTGTTTGCTTGTGAATCTGCTGTCAAGGATTTTCAGTCTATTCTAGATACTTTAGGAGGacctggggagagagagagggctaCTATGCTAATTAAGCGAATTAATGTGGTGCCAGACCAGCCTTCTGAGCGTGCCTTGAGACTAGTGGCCAGTTCAAAAATTAATAGCCGTTCATTAACAATTTTTGGGACAGGAGACACCCTAAAAGCCATCACAATGACTGCCAACAGTGGTTTTGTTAGAGCTGCAAACAACCAAGGTGTTAAGTTTAGTGTGTTTATCCATCAGCCTAGAGCACTTACTGAAAGTAAAGAGGCTCTGGCCACCCCCTTACCAAACAACTACACAAATGTTGACAGTGATCAATAA
- the Mrpl32 gene encoding large ribosomal subunit protein bL32m, whose translation MKMASGMLLVVVPPWPAARGLLRNCWELLQRKLQKSWPGYPAPPWGPALAVQGPAIFTNDSSGSKENSSFLDNIFWMAAPKNRRSIEVNRCRRRNPHKLIKVKNNIDICPECGHLKQKHVLCGYCYEKVCKEAREIRQQIRKQEGGPFKAPTVETVVLYSGETPSENDQGKRIIERDRKRPSWFTQN comes from the exons ATGAAGATGGCGTCTGGCATGCTCCTGGTTGTGGTGCCTCCGTGGCCCGCTGCACGCGGGCTGCTCCGAAACTGCTGGGAGCTTCTGCAGCGAAAACTTCAAAAGAGCTGGCCAGGGTATCCAGCTCCTCCGTGGG gacCAGCATTAGCAGTCCAGGGTCCAGCCATATTTACAAATGATTCCAGTGGAAGTAAGGAGAATTCCAGCTTTTTGGATAACATCTTTTGGATGGCAGCTCCCAAAAACAGACGCAGCATTGAAGTGAACCGGTGTAGGAGAAGAAACCCTCACAAACTTATTAAAGTTAAG aacaatATAGACATTTGTCCTGAATGTGGTCACCTGAAACAGAAGCATGTCCTTTGTGGCTATTGCTATGAGAAGGTGTGCAAAGAGGCTCGAGAAATCAGACAGCAGATAAGGAAGCAAGAAGGGGGGCCTTTTAAGGCTCCTACAGTGGAGACTGTTGTGCTGTACTCAGGAGAGACACCATCAGAAAATGatcaaggcaagaggatcattgAACGAGATAGGAAACGGCCATCCTGGTTCACACAGAATTGA